Part of the Desulfobacterales bacterium genome, TGCCCAACGTTCCTCCCGCCAGGATGGAACCGCAGGCAATAAACTTATCATAGTTGCGTTTCAGCATCTGCGGCAGGGCGATAACGCCCATGGTTACTTCACTGGCGCCAATAACCCCAACCATGGCGGCCAGCATGGTGCATGCCAGAATCGTTGCCGTAGCCACGCCGCCTTTTAAAAAGCCGAACCACTGATACACCAGTTCATACAGTTCCTCGATGATGCCGGAGCGTTCAAGGACACAGGCCATGAAGATAAAGAGCGGTATCGCCGCCAGCAGATACTGCACCATCAGGCCGAATATCCGGGTGGAAACGAGATTTACGGCGGACGGACCCTGTAGGAAAGCTGTAAAAAGAATACCCACCGAACCGCAGGCAAAGGCTACCGGAAGTCCCAATGCCAGCAGGAAGAAAAGGGAGCCAAACATGGTTATGGTAATCAGTTCAATGCTCATCGCGTCATTTCCCTCCCGGTGATCGCTTTGTGTAAATCCCGAATAAACCAGACAATGCCCTGCAGGAGCAGCATGAAGGCGCCGAAAGGCATCATAAATTTAACCGGATAAAAGGGCGGGGCCCAGTCCGTCAGAGACAGTTCCCCGATGACTTGGAACCCAAACAGGGTCCCACCTCCGTGCATGGTTTGTGAGCTCCAGTAAAACGTCCAGCAGGTATACAGCAGTACAAAGTTGAAAATAAAGTAGAAGATGGATGTGAACATATCCAGAAAGGCCTTGGTGCGTTCCTTACGGGTGGAATAAAATACATCCACCCGAACGTGGGCGCGATGATAATGGGCATAGCCGGCCGCCATCATGTACTGGATGCCGAACAGCAGCGTCATGGTCTCATGGCCCCAGTTGGT contains:
- a CDS encoding TRAP transporter small permease subunit — its product is MNSLKKFMTAVEKTNVFIGKLNVGVTLLAVAVITFEVIMRYVFGLPTNWGHETMTLLFGIQYMMAAGYAHYHRAHVRVDVFYSTRKERTKAFLDMFTSIFYFIFNFVLLYTCWTFYWSSQTMHGGGTLFGFQVIGELSLTDWAPPFYPVKFMMPFGAFMLLLQGIVWFIRDLHKAITGREMTR